In one window of Kitasatospora sp. MMS16-BH015 DNA:
- a CDS encoding ROK family glucokinase, which yields MALTIGVDVGGTKIAAGVVDENGEILARTRVPTPADPQWAVDAIAQAVRELREQYPAVNAVGVGAPGFVDSSRSTVIFAPNIAWEAEPLKQRIEELTGVDTVVENDANCAAWAEFRFGAAADHSDMVLITVGTGIGGGLVLDGRLHRGRFGVAGEIGHLNMVPDGLLCGCGGKGCWEQYGSGRALRRYGREKAAADPVAGRRMLELNDGVAETIRGIHITQAAEEGDPLALECYAELADWLGRGMADLAALFDPGVFVLGGGVSDSGSLLLDPVAKSFENYLTGGVHRPRAEVVLASMGSAAGIVGAADLARI from the coding sequence ATGGCTCTGACCATCGGCGTCGATGTCGGCGGCACCAAGATCGCGGCCGGCGTGGTCGACGAGAACGGCGAGATCCTGGCGCGGACTCGGGTCCCCACCCCGGCCGACCCGCAGTGGGCGGTTGATGCCATCGCGCAGGCCGTGCGCGAGCTCCGGGAGCAGTACCCGGCGGTGAACGCCGTCGGCGTGGGCGCCCCCGGCTTCGTCGACTCCAGCCGGTCGACCGTCATCTTCGCGCCGAACATCGCCTGGGAGGCCGAGCCGCTCAAGCAGCGGATCGAGGAGCTCACCGGCGTCGACACGGTGGTGGAGAACGACGCCAACTGCGCCGCCTGGGCCGAGTTCCGCTTCGGGGCTGCCGCCGACCACTCCGACATGGTGCTCATCACGGTGGGCACCGGCATCGGCGGCGGGCTGGTCCTGGACGGCCGCCTGCACCGCGGCCGGTTCGGCGTGGCCGGCGAGATCGGGCACCTCAACATGGTGCCGGACGGGCTGCTCTGCGGCTGCGGCGGCAAGGGCTGCTGGGAGCAGTACGGCTCCGGCCGCGCCCTGCGGCGCTACGGCCGGGAGAAGGCCGCCGCCGACCCGGTGGCCGGCCGCCGGATGCTGGAGCTCAACGACGGGGTGGCCGAGACCATCCGCGGCATCCACATCACCCAGGCCGCGGAGGAGGGCGACCCGCTCGCCCTCGAGTGCTACGCCGAACTCGCCGACTGGCTCGGCCGCGGCATGGCCGACCTGGCCGCCCTCTTCGACCCGGGCGTCTTCGTCCTCGGCGGCGGCGTCTCCGACTCGGGCTCCCTCCTGCTCGACCCGGTCGCCAAGTCCTTCGAGAACTACCTCACCGGCGGCGTCCACCGCCCCCGCGCCGAGGTGGTCCTGGCCTCGATGGGGTCCGCCGCCGGCATCGTCGGCGCGGCAGATCTCGCCAGGATCTAG
- a CDS encoding DUF5304 family protein — translation MAEQPNELVEEVRRFATAVGDKAQQAGERLREQHPEVFGHLAAAGHELLAAYRAAVAGQERRWAAPGKADGEPIDLDEPSDK, via the coding sequence GTGGCCGAGCAGCCGAACGAGCTGGTGGAGGAGGTCCGCCGGTTCGCGACGGCGGTGGGGGACAAGGCGCAGCAGGCCGGGGAGCGGCTGCGCGAGCAGCACCCCGAGGTCTTCGGCCACCTGGCCGCCGCCGGCCACGAGCTGCTGGCCGCGTACCGGGCCGCGGTGGCCGGCCAGGAGCGCCGCTGGGCCGCGCCCGGGAAGGCCGACGGGGAGCCGATCGACCTTGACGAGCCGTCGGACAAGTAG
- a CDS encoding SRPBCC family protein, whose amino-acid sequence MAEHTRSSITIAATPAEVMAVIADFAAYPEWTGEVKEIEVLETAENGRAAQVRLLLDAGAIRDDHTLAYTWDGDREVSWTLVKSQMLRSLDGSYALAPAAGGTEVTYQLAVDVKIPMLGMIKRKAEKVIIDRALAGLKKRVEG is encoded by the coding sequence ATGGCGGAACACACCAGGTCGAGCATCACCATCGCGGCGACCCCGGCCGAGGTGATGGCCGTGATCGCCGATTTCGCGGCCTACCCGGAGTGGACGGGCGAGGTCAAGGAGATCGAGGTGCTCGAGACGGCCGAGAACGGTCGGGCCGCCCAGGTGCGCCTGCTGCTCGACGCCGGGGCCATCCGCGACGACCACACCCTCGCCTACACCTGGGACGGCGACCGCGAGGTCAGCTGGACGCTGGTCAAGAGCCAGATGCTCCGCTCGCTGGACGGCTCCTACGCCCTCGCCCCGGCCGCCGGCGGCACCGAGGTCACCTACCAGCTGGCCGTGGACGTCAAGATCCCGATGCTGGGCATGATCAAGCGCAAGGCCGAGAAGGTCATCATCGACCGGGCCCTGGCCGGCCTGAAGAAGCGCGTAGAAGGCTAG
- a CDS encoding ArsA-related P-loop ATPase, which produces MAARTILVTGEGSALVAAATALHAARRGHRTLLFAADDPHRRLDALLDTRLGAEPVAYEGPLSVARLDEQAAFRGALDELGPRLKPALDLLGAAPLDAEELTPLPGTRQLALLRALRGAEAEVLVVAAPAPAELLAALALPEQLDRYLARLLPEQRQAARALRPLLAAVAGVPMPAEWLFEARSWAAEALAAARAVIEAPGTSVRLAVDADSFDPAELRRIRSGLALHGHRLDAVVAHRALPVAAAASSDEWLAGQAARQRARLATLAEETGVPVLVSRRPEGTLETVAAQLYGDGAGPAVPVAAPWEVEDRRAEDGLLVWRIPLPGAERADLELVRRGDELVLGLGAYRRVLPLPSALRRCTVSGAGLTDGVLALRFAPDPALWPR; this is translated from the coding sequence GTGGCCGCCAGAACGATCCTGGTGACCGGCGAGGGCTCCGCCCTCGTCGCCGCCGCCACGGCCCTGCACGCCGCCCGCCGGGGCCACCGGACGCTGCTGTTCGCCGCCGACGACCCGCACCGGCGGCTCGACGCGCTGCTCGACACCCGGCTCGGCGCCGAGCCGGTGGCGTACGAGGGGCCGCTGAGCGTGGCCCGGCTCGACGAGCAGGCCGCCTTCCGGGGGGCGCTGGACGAGCTGGGCCCCCGGCTCAAGCCCGCGCTGGACCTGCTCGGGGCGGCGCCGCTGGACGCGGAGGAGCTCACCCCCCTGCCCGGCACCCGCCAGCTCGCGCTGCTGCGCGCGCTGCGCGGCGCCGAGGCCGAGGTGCTGGTGGTCGCCGCGCCCGCCCCCGCCGAGCTGCTGGCCGCGCTCGCGCTGCCCGAACAGCTCGACCGCTACCTGGCCCGGCTACTGCCCGAGCAGCGGCAGGCCGCCCGCGCGCTGCGGCCGCTGCTGGCCGCCGTGGCCGGGGTGCCGATGCCCGCCGAGTGGCTCTTCGAGGCCCGGTCCTGGGCGGCGGAGGCGCTGGCCGCCGCTCGCGCCGTGATCGAGGCGCCGGGCACCTCGGTGCGGCTGGCCGTGGACGCGGACTCCTTCGACCCGGCCGAGCTGCGCCGGATCCGCTCCGGCCTCGCCCTGCACGGGCACCGGCTGGACGCCGTGGTCGCCCACCGCGCGCTGCCGGTGGCCGCGGCCGCCTCCAGCGACGAGTGGCTGGCCGGCCAGGCCGCCCGCCAGCGGGCCCGGCTCGCCACCCTGGCCGAGGAGACCGGGGTGCCGGTGCTGGTCTCGCGCCGGCCCGAGGGCACCCTGGAGACGGTCGCCGCCCAGCTGTACGGGGACGGCGCCGGCCCGGCCGTGCCGGTGGCCGCCCCCTGGGAGGTCGAGGACCGGCGGGCCGAGGACGGGCTGCTGGTCTGGCGGATCCCGCTGCCCGGCGCGGAGCGCGCCGATCTGGAACTGGTCCGGCGCGGGGACGAGCTGGTGCTCGGCCTCGGCGCGTACCGTCGGGTGCTGCCGCTGCCCTCGGCGCTGCGGCGCTGCACGGTGAGCGGCGCGGGGCTCACGGACGGGGTGCTCGCTCTGCGGTTCGCGCCGGATCCGGCGCTCTGGCCGCGCTGA